In Pseudomonas sp. PDNC002, the DNA window CACTTGCCCGGCGCCGTCGCCGCCGGCGTGGAAGATGTTCCGTCCCATGGCGCTGAATACCGGGCGAGCACGCTCCAGCACCTCGGCGTCGCCGCCGACCATGAAGGTCAGGGTGCCGGCGATGGCGCCGCCGGTGCCGCCGGAGACCGGGGCGTCGAGCATGGGGATCTTGAGTTCGGCGGCGGCCTGGTGGACTTTGCGCGCCGAAGCGGGGGCGATGGTGGAACATTCCAGCACCAGCGTGCCGGGAGTGATGTGCGCCAGCAGGCCTTCGTTGCCGAGATAGAGCCCTTCGACGTGCCCGCTGGCCGGCAGCATGGTGACCACCACGTCGGCGCCGTCCACCGCATCGTGGGCGCTACGGGCCGCGCTCGCGCCCTGGGCGACCAGGCCGTCGATGGCGCTCTGCACCAGGTCGAACACGCGCAGCAGGTAGCCGGCCTTGATCAGGTTGGCGGCCATGGGGGCGCCCATGTGGCCGAGGCCGATGAAGGCGATGGTTTGCATGCTGGTTTCCTCCTGTTGGACCGCAGGACACGCCAGCGCCAGCAGACAGTATTCCTAATCCGAGGCGGGTAGCGGTTCTCGTAGGGCGTATAACGCGCCAGCGTTATCCGCCGCTCAGTCGGCGGCGGATAACCTGTTCCAGGTTATGCGCCCTACGCGGCTCAGGGGACGGCAGGGGCGGTTACAGATCCGCCAGCGGATGCTCGCCCTCCCAGGTCGCGTCGAAGTGCGCATTCACCACAGCATCAGGTATGGCAGCGATATCCGGCCAGTGCCAGTGCGGGGTGTTGTCCTTGTCGATCAGCCGGGCCCGCACGCCCTCCGGGAATTCCGGGTGGCGGCAGCAGTTCAGGCTCATCGCGTATTCCATGCGGAAGACTTCGGCGGTCGACAGATGGCGAGCGCGGCGGATCTGTTCCCAGACCAGATGAGCGGTCAGCGGGCAGCCCGAGGCGAGGGTCTTGGCCCCCCGGGCGATCAGCGCATCCTCGTCATTGGTCAGCGCAGTCAGTGCCTGCCAGGCCTCGGCGATGTTGGCGCAGTCCAGCACCGCATCCAGGCGCTCGCGGCGCGGCAGCAACTGGGCGTCGGGCATCTCGCCGCGGGCTTCGTGCTCCAGCGCCTGCAGCAGGCTGTGCAATTGCACGTCGGTCTGTTCGCGCCAGTTCAGTTGCACCAGGCCGTCGATCAGGTCTTCCTGCTGGGTGTCGAGCAGGAAACGGTCGGCGAGGTCCAGGTCCAGCGCGTCGCGGGCGTTCATCTGGGTGGCGGTCAGGCCGAGGAACAGGCCGAGACGGCCGGGCAGGCGGGCAAGGAACCAGCTCGCGCCGACATCCGGGTACAGGCCGATATTCACTTCCGGCATGGCCAGGCGGCTGCTCGGGGTGACAATGCGCACGCCGGCGCCCTGCATCAGGCCCATGCCACCGCCCATCACGTAGCCGTGGGCCCAGCAGATCAGCGGTTTGGAGTAGGTGTGGATGAGGTAGTCCAGACGATACTCGTCAGCGAAGAAGCGACGGGCCAACTCCGGCACCTCTCCGGGTTTCTCCCGGCAGGCGTCCACCAGCTTGCGCACGTCGCCGCCTGCGCAGAAGGCCTTGCCACCGTTACCACGCAGCACCACGCAGGCGATCTGCGGGTCGTCCTGCCAGACGCGCAGTTGGTGGTTCATCGCCTCGATCATCGGCAGGCTCAGGGCGTTCAGGCTCTTCTCCGCGTCCAGCGTCACCACGCCGATACGGAAGCCGTGCAGGCCGGGGCGTTCCTCGAACATCACATTCATGGTCAGGGCCTTATTGGTTGCGCCAGTGCGGATCGCGTTTCTCCAGGAAGGCATTCACGCCCTCGCGGGTGTCGTCGGCGTCGAACAGGTCGACGAAGCGCTCGCGCTCCTCCGGCAGCCAGGTGGTCGGACCGCGTTCGCGGGCGCCCTGGATCAGCGGTTTGATGGTGCGCACCGCCACCGGGCTCTGCCGTGCGACCTTGGCGGCCAGCAGCAGGGCGGTGCCGCGTGCTTCGCCGGTATCGACGACCTGCTCGACCAGACCGATGCGCAGCGCGGTGTCGGCATCGACACGCTCGCCGCAGAGGATCATGCGCTTGGCCCAGCCTTCGCCAACCAGCCACGGCAGCGCCTGGGTGCCGCCGGCGCAGGGCAGCAGGCCGACCGCGGCTTCGGGCAGGGCCATCTGCGCCTGACGCTCGGCGATGCGGATGTCGCAGGCCAGGGCACATTCCAGGCCGCCGCCCATGGCGTAGCCGTTGATCGCCGCGATGGAGACGCCACGGAAGTCACGCAGCGCCTCGAAGGCCTCGCCGAAGCGGCGGGCCATCTCGCGGGCGCGGGCCTTGTCACCGTCGGCGAACATGTTCAGGTCGGCACCAGCGGAGAAGAATTTCGGGCCCTGGCCGGTCACCACCAGGGCGTAGATATCGTCGTCGCGGTTCAGGTGCTCGATCACCTGGCGCAGGCCGATCAGCGAGTCGCGGTCCCAGGTGTTGGCCGGTGGATGGTTGATGGTGATCAGCGCGGTGTGGCCGTGCTTTTCCACCGTCAGCTTGTGGGTCAGGTCGAAGACTCCGGGCTTGTAGGGCTCGAGGGCGTTGCTCATGGGCATCTCCTTGTCGGTGCCGCCGTTGGGCGGGCGTATGGGCATGGACTCTAGGTGCGTGCGGCGGGGCGCGTCCATGTCCGATCTGTTCGATTGCGCCCGCGCAGGCGGGCGGTTTTTCCAGTGATTCCACTGCGGACCACAACCGTTGGCGCTTCATGTAGGGCGCATAACGCGTCAGCGTTATGCGCCATCCAGGGGCCGGCGCATAACCTGTTCCAGGTTATGCGCCCTACGGTTCGGCCATTTGATTTCAGAGCAGGCGGTCCAGCATCCCACCCTGTTCCAGCAGGCGGCGGGCGACGATCACCCGCATGATCTCGTTGGTGCCTTCCAGGATCTGGTGCACCCGGCTGTCGCGCACCCAGCGCTCCAGCGGGTAGTCGTTGAGGTAGCCGTAGCCGCCGTGCAGTTGCAGCGCCTCGTTGCACAGGGAGAAGCAACGGTCGGTGGCGAAGCGCTTGGCCATGGCGCAGTACAGCGTTGCCTCGCCGTCCTTGTGGTCCAGCTTGTGCGCGGCCAGGCGCACCATCTGTCGGCTGGCGGTGAGGTCGGTGAGCATGTCGGCGAGTTTGAACTGCAGGGCCTGGAATTCCGCCAGCGCCTTGCCGAACTGCTTGCGCTCCTCGACGTAGCGCAGCGATTGCTCCAGTGCCGCCTGGGCAGCGCCGAGGGAGCAACTGGCGATGTTCAGGCGGCCGCCGTCCAGACCTTTCATGGCGTAGACGAAGCCCTGACCTTCCGGGCCGATGCGGTTGCCGGCGGGAATGCGCACGCCTTCGAAGGTAATGGTGCGCGTCGGCTGGGCCTTCCAGCCCATCTTGTCCTCGTTGCGGCCGTAGCGGATGCCCTCGGCGTTGGCCGGCACCAGGAAGCAGGAAATGCCCTTGGCGCCTTCCTCGCCGGTGCGCGCCATGACGATCAGCACGTCGGTGGAGCCGGCGCCAGAGATGAAGGTCT includes these proteins:
- a CDS encoding enoyl-CoA hydratase, which produces MSNALEPYKPGVFDLTHKLTVEKHGHTALITINHPPANTWDRDSLIGLRQVIEHLNRDDDIYALVVTGQGPKFFSAGADLNMFADGDKARAREMARRFGEAFEALRDFRGVSIAAINGYAMGGGLECALACDIRIAERQAQMALPEAAVGLLPCAGGTQALPWLVGEGWAKRMILCGERVDADTALRIGLVEQVVDTGEARGTALLLAAKVARQSPVAVRTIKPLIQGARERGPTTWLPEERERFVDLFDADDTREGVNAFLEKRDPHWRNQ
- the mmsB gene encoding 3-hydroxyisobutyrate dehydrogenase, whose translation is MQTIAFIGLGHMGAPMAANLIKAGYLLRVFDLVQSAIDGLVAQGASAARSAHDAVDGADVVVTMLPASGHVEGLYLGNEGLLAHITPGTLVLECSTIAPASARKVHQAAAELKIPMLDAPVSGGTGGAIAGTLTFMVGGDAEVLERARPVFSAMGRNIFHAGGDGAGQVAKVCNNQLLAVLMIGTAESLALGAANGLDPVVLSEIMRRSSGGNWALEVYNPWPGVMENAPASRGYTGGFMANLMVKDLGLALETAQVSGNSTPMGSLALALYRLLAKQGHGEQDFSVVQKLFDS
- a CDS encoding isobutyryl-CoA dehydrogenase, which codes for MHFDLSEEQRLLVDSARAFASRELAPHAADWDRQHHFPVEVIRRAAEQGYLGLYIAEEDGGLGLSRLSASLIFEQLAAGCVATTAYMTIHNMASWMLASFGDAALKEQWLPGLIGGELLASYCLTEPDAGSDAARLRTRAKREGDDYVLDGAKTFISGAGSTDVLIVMARTGEEGAKGISCFLVPANAEGIRYGRNEDKMGWKAQPTRTITFEGVRIPAGNRIGPEGQGFVYAMKGLDGGRLNIASCSLGAAQAALEQSLRYVEERKQFGKALAEFQALQFKLADMLTDLTASRQMVRLAAHKLDHKDGEATLYCAMAKRFATDRCFSLCNEALQLHGGYGYLNDYPLERWVRDSRVHQILEGTNEIMRVIVARRLLEQGGMLDRLL
- a CDS encoding enoyl-CoA hydratase/isomerase family protein; its protein translation is MNVMFEERPGLHGFRIGVVTLDAEKSLNALSLPMIEAMNHQLRVWQDDPQIACVVLRGNGGKAFCAGGDVRKLVDACREKPGEVPELARRFFADEYRLDYLIHTYSKPLICWAHGYVMGGGMGLMQGAGVRIVTPSSRLAMPEVNIGLYPDVGASWFLARLPGRLGLFLGLTATQMNARDALDLDLADRFLLDTQQEDLIDGLVQLNWREQTDVQLHSLLQALEHEARGEMPDAQLLPRRERLDAVLDCANIAEAWQALTALTNDEDALIARGAKTLASGCPLTAHLVWEQIRRARHLSTAEVFRMEYAMSLNCCRHPEFPEGVRARLIDKDNTPHWHWPDIAAIPDAVVNAHFDATWEGEHPLADL